In uncultured Methanobrevibacter sp., the DNA window TGACAGGGAATTCTTTTTCCATCTGTTCTTCAATGAATTTTTGAGCACTTACAACATCCTGTTTTAAATTGGTAGGACAAGGTGAGAGAACTTCAACAAATGAATATCCTTTTCCTTCTTTCTGAACGGTCAGTGCCTGTTTTATGGCGAATTTTGCAAGTCTGATTTTTAAAGGATTTGCAAGGGATACTCTTTCAATAAATACAGGTGCCTTTAATGTGTTTATCAGTTCACACATATGGGTAGGATGTCCTGCATAGTCAGGGTCTCTTCCGGTTTGACATGTTACTGTTTTTTCACCAATAAGGGTTGTTGGTGCCATCTGTCCTCCGGTCATTCCGTAAACAGTATTGTTCACGAAAAATACTGCAATTTTTTCACCACGGTTTGCAGCCTGAAGGGTTTCATTCAATCCGATGGATGCCAAATCCCCATCTCCCTGATAGCTCATAACAATTGCATTGTCTTCTGCTCTTGAAATACCTGTAGCTACTGCAGGTGCTCTTCCGTGAGCAGTCTGGAAGTTTCCACAGTTAAAGTAGAAATATGCATATACTGAACATCCGACAGGTGAAATCATGACACATCTTTCCTGGATTCCAAGCTCGTCCATACATTCAGCAATTAATTTATGTAAAATTCCGTGTCCACATCCTGCACAGTAGTGAGTTGACTGAATATTTGTTCCTTTTCTCGGATACTCTTCTAGAAGGGATTGTGGATTTCTACGTATTTGCACTTCATAATCTTTATTTTCTTTTTCACTCATTTTTCCACATCCTCTTAATCAATTATATTTGGACTTGCCTTTTCATCGCTTCTTTCGGATAGGTCAATGTCCTCATCTTCAATGCCGGCTATTTCATAAATTTTAGCAAGAATCTGTTTTAGTTCAATAAGGTTTCCTCCCATTCTGTTTACAAGATGGGTGTCCTCTTTTCTTAAAGCAGCAAACTGCACATCAGCCAATAGCTGACCGTTGCTCATTTCAACTGAAATAAAGCTAACTCCTTTGTCTGCGAGTTCTTTAACTTTATCAACAGGGAAAGGTGATAATGTAATTGGTCTTAAAAGTCCTACTTTTATTCCTTTTGCACGGCTTTTGTCAACTGCTGATCTTGCGATTCTTGAACTGATACCGAATGACACAAGAACGATATCTGCATCTTCAACTTGATATTCTTCGTATATTACTTCTTCAGCTTCGATTTTTGCATATTTTTCCTGAAGCTTGTAGTTGAAGTCTTCCAGTTCATTAAAGTCATTGTAAATTGAAGTGATAAGATTGTCCATGCTTTCTTTATTTCCTTTTACTGCCCATGGCTTATCATTTTTAGGTTCAATTGCCTTTTCAGGAAATACCAACGGTTCTGCCATCTGGCCGAGGGTACCGTCAGCTAAAACCACTACCGGGTTTCTCCATTTGTCTGCAAGTTCAAATGCTTTCATTGTCAAGTCACACATTTCCTGAACGCTGTTCGGTGCAAGAACGATATTTTTATAGTTACCGTGACCTCCGCCTTTAACGACCTGATTGTAGTCTCCCTGTTCAGGTCCAATATTACCCAGTCCAGGTCCTGCTCTCATGATGTCTACAATAACTGCAGGAAGCTCTGCACCTGCAAGGAATGTAAATCCTTCCTGCATTAAACTGATACCTGGTCCTGATGATGAGGTCATGACTCTGTGTCCGGTTCCTGATGCACCGTAAACCATATTGATGGACGCCTCTTCACTTTCGGCCTGTACAAAGTTTCTTCCAACCATCGGGAAGTATTTTGATGCTTCGTGTAAGATTTCACTTGCAGGAGTAATAGGGTATCCAAAAAAACAGTCACACCCGGCATACATTGCACCAATGACAACTGCAGTATTTCCTTTTACCATTTGATTACTCATTTAGTTTCCCCCTTGATTAGTTGCCTTTGCTTTAATCATTCTTGCAACTGAATCGTTTACAATCTTTTTATACTGATGTACTTCCAGCGCCAATGGTTCAGGACATGTAAAGTAACAGTCTTTACATCCTGTACATCCATTTCCGCTGTAATATGCAAACTGATATCCTGCATCGTTCATGTCATCACTGAGTATGATGGCATTTTGAGGACATCCTGTTATGCATCTTTTACATCCTTTGCATAATTCTTTATTAATAACGGGATAAGATATCTCTTCTGTCATTTATATCATCTGATTAATTTTTATTATCATTTTCTCTTATTTCAACTCTTCTTATTTTACCGCTGATGGTTTCAGGAAGTTCATCAACATATTCAACCATCCTTGGGTATTTATAAGGAGCTGTAACTCTTTTAACATGATTTTGTATGTCTTTAGTTAATGAATCTGATGCTTCGAAGCCAGGCTGCAGTACAATACTTGCCTTTACGATTTGACCTCTGACTTCATCAGGATAAGCGGTAATTGCACAGTGTGCCACTGCTTCATGGGATAAAACTGCACTTTCCACTTCGTAAGGTCCGATACGGTAACCTGAAGATTTGATTATGTCGTCATTTCTTCCAACAAAGTGAACATATCCTTCTTCATCTACCCATGCGGTATCTCCGCAGTGGTAATATCCGTCGTGGATTTGCTGTCTGTATTTCTCATCATCATTTACATAGTCTTTAAATAATCCAGGAATAGGTTTGTCTCCCATCTTAAAACAGAGTTCTCCTTCCTCACCGATTTCAACTTCATTGTGGTCTTCATCAAGAAGATGTAAATCAAAGAGAGGAGAAGGTTTTCCGATGGATCCTACCTTTGCATCAAGCCATATGAATGTTCCGATTGATAATGTGGTTTCGGTCTGTCCGAATCCTTCTTTGATTCTTAAGCCTGAAAGGTCATAGAATCTTTCGGATACTTCGGGAGGCAAAGGTTCTCCTGCGGTTGTAACGTATTTCAGATTTGAAAGGTCATATCCTTCAATATTTTCTTTGATGATGAATCTGTAAATTGTTGGAGGAGCACAGAATGTGTCCACCTTATTTTCAATGATTTTGTCAAGGAGTTTCAATCCGTTGAATCTGTCGTAATCGTAAATGAATATACTTGTTCCCGCAATCCACTGGCCGTAAAGGTTTCCCCATACTGCTTTTCCCCATCCGGTATCTGCTGCTGTGTGGTGGATTCCGTCTTCTACAACATTATGCCAGTATTTGGCTGTAGGAATATGTCCTAGTGAGTAGGTATGCTTGTGTGAAACCATTTTCGGAAGTCCGCTGGTTCCTGATGTGAAATAAATAAGGAATATTTCTTCTGCATAAGTCTTATCATCACCGGTTGGTCTTTCAAATACTGCACTTTCCTTTTCAATAGCTTCATTGAAGTTAATCCAGCCGTCCCTATCAGTTTCGATAACAAGCTTTTTCAATTCAATTCCCAGTGATTTTTCAGCTTCCTCATAATCAGGTAAAAGTGAATCCTCTTCGACTGAAACGACCATTTTGGCATTTGACTGCTGTATTCTGAAGTCAATATCATGGAGTTTCAACATATGGGTTCCGGGAATTGCTATTGCACCTATTTTATGAAGTGCTACCATACAGAACCAGAATTCATATCTGTTTTTTAAGGTCAGTATTACACTGTCGCCTTTTTTAATACCTAATCTTTTAAATAGGTTTGCTGTTCTGTTTGAATATTCTTTCATTTCTTTGAAAGTGAATGTGTGGTTTTCATCATTGTCATTTGTCCAGATTAATGCTATTTTATCCGGATCTATTTCTGCATATTTGTCCACTACATCAAATCCAAAATTATAATCCTCATTGTATTTTAATTTGAAATTTTCATGAAAATCTTCATAAGAGTCATAATCCACTCTTTCTACAAAATCCTGTATAACTGATGTCATTTGATAATCTCCTGTAAATATTATATGATTACTGCTAAAAATTTAGCCGGTTTACCGTTAAGTGCTACCATTGCATGGCGGTGTGTTGAATCGAAGAATATAGAATCTCCTTCGTTTAACACGATTTCGTTGTTGTGTATATAAATTTTTAAGGAACCTTCCAGAACATAATTGAATTCCTGACCGGGGTGTGAATTAAGTGAAGGAACCGGATTCTTTTTAGGGTCTACTGTAACAAGGAATGTTTCAGCTTTTTTGTGAATGAATTTGGAACATAAGTTTTCATGAGTGTATTCCTTGCTTCTGTCGATTGATATTCCTTTGTTTGCACGTGTAAGGTCGAATATGTTCATTCTGCTTTCTTCACCAGTCAATAATAATCCTAAATCAACTTTAAAAATATGTGCAAGTTCGTATAAAAAACTTGCTGGAATGTCTATTTCGGCGTTTTCATATTGGATGTAAGTTTCTTCGCTAATATTCAATTTTTCTGCAATTTCTTTAATTGTAATGTCTGATAGTTCTCGCAATTCTCTAATTCTCTTTCCAATATCTTTGTTGTATTCATTCATTAATAAACACCTTAATTTTTTCATTCATTATAATTATAATATATAATATTATAACATATTCTAATTTTTGAATTTGAAGTTATATAAACCTTATTAAAAATCGTGATAATTCATTATAAATTGATGTTTTTTAAAATTTTATTATTGATTTTTTGAATGAAATTTGGGAAAATTTTAAATACTTCAAATATATAATTGTAAAAATAATTGAATGAGGGGGAAATAAAATGTCATCCAGTGAAATAGGTACTAATGTTATTTTCAAAAAACAGTTAGGACTGAACTATGAAATCGACCAGAAATATGTTGGTTTAAAAATGAAAGAAAATAATGTGTTGTCTTTTAATTTCAGAGTGCCTCAAGAATTAATAGGTGAAATTGAAGCATATTTCAAAAGATTTAAATTAGGAGAGCCAATAATGGTCGATATTGGTGGAACAGGAGATATCAAATGTGACTTTAAGGGAGTATCTCCGGTATTGAAAAATAAGAAGGATTCTAACCAGTACTTTATCTCAGCTACTCTGCAGGAAGATAAACAGTATGATCCTTTAGAAGAAGAAAAATGTGAAACCTGCAGCGGATGCGGATTCCACTAACTTTTTTATTTTTTTTTAACTATATCTATTTTTCAGCAGGATTGTTTCCTGTATTATATATTTAATTAACAGAACTGTTGCTATTAATGTTATTATTGTTGCAGGGATTAACCATGGCATTTGCCCAATTATATAATCAATTTGGGTAAATTCAAGCAATGTCGCCACTACGTTGTTTAGGAAATGAACGCTCATCGGAACAAGTATATTGTCTGTTTTCATGTATATGATGCACATGCAGATTCCAAACAGAAATGCACTTGTTATTCCTCCGAAATTATGCCCTATTGCGAATAAAAATGAAGAGAGTAACATTGCAGGAATAATTCCTATTCTTATTTTCAGTCTGTTGAAAAGCACTCCTCTAAATACCAGCTCCTCCAGAACAGGGGCAAATATTACTGAAGCTATTATGTCCAGAAACAGGACTCCTCCGGCAATGTCGACATTGTCAATGTCAAAGCCTGTCACCCAGCTCGGATTGTAAAATCCGATAAGCAGGTCTATTCCTGAAACTATGCATGTAAAAAGGAATGCAAAAAGCAGATTTATTGCAAAGACATATAAAATTTCATTTCTTGTTTTAACTTCCAGTATCTGCTTGAAGTTTTGTGATAATCCTGAAGTGCCTTTTAAACACCATGCAAAGAAAATCAGTATCATTGTTAATAATGTGATGAAAAACAGATCT includes these proteins:
- a CDS encoding 2-oxoacid:acceptor oxidoreductase family protein, which produces MSEKENKDYEVQIRRNPQSLLEEYPRKGTNIQSTHYCAGCGHGILHKLIAECMDELGIQERCVMISPVGCSVYAYFYFNCGNFQTAHGRAPAVATGISRAEDNAIVMSYQGDGDLASIGLNETLQAANRGEKIAVFFVNNTVYGMTGGQMAPTTLIGEKTVTCQTGRDPDYAGHPTHMCELINTLKAPVFIERVSLANPLKIRLAKFAIKQALTVQKEGKGYSFVEVLSPCPTNLKQDVVSAQKFIEEQMEKEFPVKNFRNNMYTKEPVKRPASDFSTESLDKIFNVTRGEGSGYIDDEIEPVSIKVSGFGGQGVLSAGLTIAQAACAEGKHVSWYPSYGPEQRGGKSNCSVVISNETIGTPVVDDIDILIALNKPSLEQFSQDVKEGGVILYDSKIGEFKTDRDVKVIAMPCVDIAEEHGNARTANTALLGALTELGDVLKRESYENAIREMFASKPKVIDVNIEVLKAGAEWIKNNS
- a CDS encoding 3-methyl-2-oxobutanoate dehydrogenase subunit VorB, encoding MSNQMVKGNTAVVIGAMYAGCDCFFGYPITPASEILHEASKYFPMVGRNFVQAESEEASINMVYGASGTGHRVMTSSSGPGISLMQEGFTFLAGAELPAVIVDIMRAGPGLGNIGPEQGDYNQVVKGGGHGNYKNIVLAPNSVQEMCDLTMKAFELADKWRNPVVVLADGTLGQMAEPLVFPEKAIEPKNDKPWAVKGNKESMDNLITSIYNDFNELEDFNYKLQEKYAKIEAEEVIYEEYQVEDADIVLVSFGISSRIARSAVDKSRAKGIKVGLLRPITLSPFPVDKVKELADKGVSFISVEMSNGQLLADVQFAALRKEDTHLVNRMGGNLIELKQILAKIYEIAGIEDEDIDLSERSDEKASPNIID
- a CDS encoding 4Fe-4S dicluster domain-containing protein, with amino-acid sequence MTEEISYPVINKELCKGCKRCITGCPQNAIILSDDMNDAGYQFAYYSGNGCTGCKDCYFTCPEPLALEVHQYKKIVNDSVARMIKAKATNQGGN
- a CDS encoding AMP-binding protein — its product is MTSVIQDFVERVDYDSYEDFHENFKLKYNEDYNFGFDVVDKYAEIDPDKIALIWTNDNDENHTFTFKEMKEYSNRTANLFKRLGIKKGDSVILTLKNRYEFWFCMVALHKIGAIAIPGTHMLKLHDIDFRIQQSNAKMVVSVEEDSLLPDYEEAEKSLGIELKKLVIETDRDGWINFNEAIEKESAVFERPTGDDKTYAEEIFLIYFTSGTSGLPKMVSHKHTYSLGHIPTAKYWHNVVEDGIHHTAADTGWGKAVWGNLYGQWIAGTSIFIYDYDRFNGLKLLDKIIENKVDTFCAPPTIYRFIIKENIEGYDLSNLKYVTTAGEPLPPEVSERFYDLSGLRIKEGFGQTETTLSIGTFIWLDAKVGSIGKPSPLFDLHLLDEDHNEVEIGEEGELCFKMGDKPIPGLFKDYVNDDEKYRQQIHDGYYHCGDTAWVDEEGYVHFVGRNDDIIKSSGYRIGPYEVESAVLSHEAVAHCAITAYPDEVRGQIVKASIVLQPGFEASDSLTKDIQNHVKRVTAPYKYPRMVEYVDELPETISGKIRRVEIRENDNKN
- a CDS encoding helix-turn-helix domain-containing protein, translated to MNEYNKDIGKRIRELRELSDITIKEIAEKLNISEETYIQYENAEIDIPASFLYELAHIFKVDLGLLLTGEESRMNIFDLTRANKGISIDRSKEYTHENLCSKFIHKKAETFLVTVDPKKNPVPSLNSHPGQEFNYVLEGSLKIYIHNNEIVLNEGDSIFFDSTHRHAMVALNGKPAKFLAVII
- a CDS encoding CPBP family intramembrane glutamic endopeptidase yields the protein MDKSVSDFNIRLRTIRLRELFVAIIICIILMVVLTAIFPEVLDNEDLFFITLLTMILIFFAWCLKGTSGLSQNFKQILEVKTRNEILYVFAINLLFAFLFTCIVSGIDLLIGFYNPSWVTGFDIDNVDIAGGVLFLDIIASVIFAPVLEELVFRGVLFNRLKIRIGIIPAMLLSSFLFAIGHNFGGITSAFLFGICMCIIYMKTDNILVPMSVHFLNNVVATLLEFTQIDYIIGQMPWLIPATIITLIATVLLIKYIIQETILLKNRYS